The Deltaproteobacteria bacterium IMCC39524 region CGGTCGTCAAAGGGGTAGTTGTAGGCACCGGCGCTGCTCACGGAAAAGAGAAGCAGGCAGATTAAAGCCCACAAGACTGGTAACCGTTGTTTTGACATGTATCCTCTCCTTATATTTTTCCTGTGTTAGAAGATGTCCGTCACATATCGAATTGACCACCATCCAGAAATTGATGAAACCGATTGCAGAAGAAAATCATCGTGCATCGAAACATATAATAATCACAGAAAACAAACGTCCCCCATAAGAGGGGGGAAATGGGGGGACTACTCAGTAAAGGTCTCTTTTGCCCAGGGATTAGATTCCCTTGGTGACTAAAATCGACCACCCAATCCGACCAGGTGAAGATTCAACCCTTTATTTTGCTCATAAATACTCGCATTCGACGTATGCTGAATTCGATAGCTAAGGCTTATTTCTTGCCAACGTAAAGTCAGGCCTGCATGGGATGTGAACTGAAGGTTGCCACCAAAATCATCCTCTCCGATTTTATAATCATGCAAAAAGGCCGGTCGTAATCCGACCTCAAACTCCAGACGATCATCCAGCATGGGTACAAACAGATCGCCACCGATAGCCAGCATGACACTATGT contains the following coding sequences:
- a CDS encoding acyloxyacyl hydrolase, whose translation is MVHFVRIFLFFAFLLSSTAVYSGDKTVFELGARGGVNDNRNYEDYTAGEIYLLRDLPWQMPLTQSATLRTRLDTGVTVLEAAGEHSVMLAIGGDLFVPMLDDRLEFEVGLRPAFLHDYKIGEDDFGGNLQFTSHAGLTLRWQEISLSYRIQHTSNASIYEQNKGLNLHLVGLGGRF